One segment of Solanum lycopersicum chromosome 1, SLM_r2.1 DNA contains the following:
- the LOC101251321 gene encoding protein N-terminal asparagine amidohydrolase isoform X1: MIFVAGAPLCTDSSSSCSQGHDILTDLMKHPVLVSASSSFNDVSERKFSVCKDSSPGISRHNRWVYIFQREYATVDPALVDVVGTDEATTCVGIVIRNQNSGMTSVAHLDSPDAVDIGLAQMLAFVVNQSSDVMLDVHLIGGFDDASPEHVNGSTESQRKLEGYSFPLCKKIVDSLAKSNMKFQIHTLHVLGHNTRRDSEGIAYPIFTGFLAETATGSIIPANFDATTRCPDEVVRRIRVTASFEDPSWKGRLLETYDTQTDQFVIAPCTWGMHKMYIAFMLQNLTDQEILLTCSTSPSAEAPDFVDNQRRQWGYLIQHPDWRETFPFKKPRIFQRTEDKSWVRLQAKSSSSSYPYAD; this comes from the exons ATGATCTTCGTAGCTGGAGCTCCTTTATGTAcagattcttcttcttcatgttccCAG GGACATGACATCCTGACGGATTTGATGAAGCATCCTGTTCTGGTATCTGCATCGTCTTCATTTAATGACGTTTCAGAAAGGAAATTCTCTGTCTGTAAAGATTCTAGTCCTGGTATATCAAGACATAATAGATGGGTTTACATTTTCCAGAGAGAATATGCAACGGTGGATCCTGCACTTGTCGAT GTGGTAGGGACGGATGAGGCAACAACTTGCGTAGGCATTGTCATAAGGAACCAAAACAGTGGAAT GACATCTGTTGCTCACTTGGATTCACCAGATGCTGTTGATATTGGCCTGGCACAGATGTTGGCTTTTGTTGTCAATCAAAGCTCTGATGTCATGTTGGAT GTTCATCTAATTGGTGGTTTTGATGATGCCTCGCCTGAA CATGTTAATGGTAGTACAGAAAGTCAGAGAAAGTTGGAGGGCTATTCCTTTCCTTTGTGTAAGAAAATAGTTGACAGCCTGGCAAAGAGTAATATGAAGTTTCAGATTCATACACTCCATGTTCTTGGGCATAATACAAGACGAGATTCTGAAGGAATTGCATACCCCATCTTCACTGGTTTCCTG GCGGAAACTGCCACTGGGTCTATTATCCCGGCAAACTTTGATGCAACAACAAGATGTCCCGACGAGGTTGTTAGGAGAATACGAGTGACTGCATCTTTTGAGGACCCAAGTTGGAAAGGAAGATTACTTGAGACATATGATACTCAGACTGATCAATTCGTGATTGCTCCATGCACTTG GGGCATGCACAAAATGTATATTGCCTTTATGCTACAGAATTTAACTGACCAGGAAATCCTTCTTACGTGTTCCACCTCTCCTTCTGCTGAGGCTCCAGATTTCGTGGATAACCAAAGAAG GCAGTGGGGCTATTTAATCCAACACCCAGATTGGAGGGAAACATTCCCTTTCAAAAAGCCACGTATATTTCAAAGGACAGAAGATAAGAGTTGGGTGAGGCTTCAAGCAAAATCTAGCAGCTCATCTTATCCATACGCTGATTAA
- the LOC101251321 gene encoding protein N-terminal asparagine amidohydrolase isoform X2, with protein MIFVAGAPLCTDSSSSCSQGHDILTDLMKHPVLVSASSSFNDVSERKFSVCKDSSPGISRHNRWVYIFQREYATVDPALVDVVGTDEATTCVGIVIRNQNSGMTSVAHLDSPDAVDIGLAQMLAFVVNQSSDVMLDHVNGSTESQRKLEGYSFPLCKKIVDSLAKSNMKFQIHTLHVLGHNTRRDSEGIAYPIFTGFLAETATGSIIPANFDATTRCPDEVVRRIRVTASFEDPSWKGRLLETYDTQTDQFVIAPCTWGMHKMYIAFMLQNLTDQEILLTCSTSPSAEAPDFVDNQRRQWGYLIQHPDWRETFPFKKPRIFQRTEDKSWVRLQAKSSSSSYPYAD; from the exons ATGATCTTCGTAGCTGGAGCTCCTTTATGTAcagattcttcttcttcatgttccCAG GGACATGACATCCTGACGGATTTGATGAAGCATCCTGTTCTGGTATCTGCATCGTCTTCATTTAATGACGTTTCAGAAAGGAAATTCTCTGTCTGTAAAGATTCTAGTCCTGGTATATCAAGACATAATAGATGGGTTTACATTTTCCAGAGAGAATATGCAACGGTGGATCCTGCACTTGTCGAT GTGGTAGGGACGGATGAGGCAACAACTTGCGTAGGCATTGTCATAAGGAACCAAAACAGTGGAAT GACATCTGTTGCTCACTTGGATTCACCAGATGCTGTTGATATTGGCCTGGCACAGATGTTGGCTTTTGTTGTCAATCAAAGCTCTGATGTCATGTTGGAT CATGTTAATGGTAGTACAGAAAGTCAGAGAAAGTTGGAGGGCTATTCCTTTCCTTTGTGTAAGAAAATAGTTGACAGCCTGGCAAAGAGTAATATGAAGTTTCAGATTCATACACTCCATGTTCTTGGGCATAATACAAGACGAGATTCTGAAGGAATTGCATACCCCATCTTCACTGGTTTCCTG GCGGAAACTGCCACTGGGTCTATTATCCCGGCAAACTTTGATGCAACAACAAGATGTCCCGACGAGGTTGTTAGGAGAATACGAGTGACTGCATCTTTTGAGGACCCAAGTTGGAAAGGAAGATTACTTGAGACATATGATACTCAGACTGATCAATTCGTGATTGCTCCATGCACTTG GGGCATGCACAAAATGTATATTGCCTTTATGCTACAGAATTTAACTGACCAGGAAATCCTTCTTACGTGTTCCACCTCTCCTTCTGCTGAGGCTCCAGATTTCGTGGATAACCAAAGAAG GCAGTGGGGCTATTTAATCCAACACCCAGATTGGAGGGAAACATTCCCTTTCAAAAAGCCACGTATATTTCAAAGGACAGAAGATAAGAGTTGGGTGAGGCTTCAAGCAAAATCTAGCAGCTCATCTTATCCATACGCTGATTAA
- the LOC101251616 gene encoding zinc finger CCCH domain-containing protein 31 yields MEFGRKRRGGGAFGSSGGMKKSRDESESFTTGVGSKSKPCMKFYSTSGCSFGAGCHFLHYVPGYTAMSQLSNMGSNPAPPFGRNSASFSDGPGPAMKSKFCSKFNTAEGCRFGDRCHFAHGEMEIGKQVRPAYDDFQAKGPPSGFSGYLEPSQPGLAATNFGASATTTISVDASLAGNIIGKSGVNSKHICLVTGVKLFIREHETDTNKRNVELQGTFDQINQARAMVRELISNISTPTGGLKNAAPFSRGPPGPLKTKMCANFSKGLCTFGEKCHFAHGPSELQKPLT; encoded by the exons ATGGAGTTTGGGAGGAAGAGAAGAGGTGGCGGTGCTTTCGGTAGCAGTGGAGGCATGAAGAAATCAAGAGATG AATCAGAATCCTTTACGACTGGTGTAGGAAGCAAATCAAAGCCATGCATGAAGTTTTACAG CACTTCTGGATGCTCATTTGGGGCGGGATGTCACTTTCTTCATTATGTTCCTGGCTACACTGCTATGAGCCAGCTATCAAACATGGGCTCAAACCCAGCACCTCCATTTGGAAGGAACAGTGCATCTTTTAGTGATGGTCCTGGCCCAGCTATGAAATCAAAGTTCTGCAGCAAGTTCAACACTGCAGAAGGGTGCAGGTTTGGTGATAGGTGCCACTTTGCTCATGGCGAGATGGAGATTGGGAAGCAAGTGCGTCCAGCGTACGATGATTTCCAAGCCAAAGGTCCTCCGAGTGGGTTCTCAGGTTACCTTGAACCGTCCCAACCTGGTCTAGCTGCTACAAACTTTGGAGCATCTGCAACAACTACCATTAGTGTAGATGCATCTCTTGCTGGAAACATCATAGGGAAGAGTGGTGTGAACTCAAAACACATATGTCTGGTTACTGGTGTCAAGCTCTTTATAAGGGAGCACGAAACGGACACTAACAAAAGAAATGTTGAACTCCAAGGAACCTTTGATCAGATTAACCAGGCGAGAGCCATGGTGAGGGAGCTCATATCGAATATCAGTACACCTACAGGCGGGCTGAAGAATGCTGCCCCATTTTCTCGAGGTCCTCCTGGCCCACTTAAAACAAAGATGTGTGCGAATTTTTCAAAAGGTTTGTGCACATTTGGAGAGAAATGCCATTTTGCTCATGGGCCCAGTGAGTTGCAGAAGCCATTGACTTGA